One Microbacter margulisiae genomic window carries:
- a CDS encoding beta-glucosidase — protein MKKFNLSIGVWLISASLFAQVSQTLPQLGKDSIKKVIAAMTLQEKVDMVMGLGDRTWKNPDKGPNTVLLDGAAGRTYDIPRLGITPAVLTDGPAGLRIEPKQEGQSHPFYCTAFPTATVMASTWNTAMEEKVGEAMGNEVLEYGSDVLLAPALNIQRNPLCGRNFEYFSEDPLIAGKMAAALVRGIQSNGVGTSIKHFDANNIETDRTTVNAVVSQRALHEIYLKGFEIAVKEGNPWTVMSSYNRLNGFYTSQNHDLLTTILRKEWGYKGMVMSDWWGGDDPVAQMKAGNDLLEPGDTQRSVLMKAVEDKTLSEKTLDRNIASILQLIEKTPRFKGFMPTYQPDLAAHAAIAREAATEGMVLLKNDNDALPFTKKIKHVALFGKTSYHFMVGGTGSGEVNYDHAASVDNALLADHYKLVPALSDLYKQFVDSITNNAKKQDQKFAVDFAPELPLSPSFIDAQVKNSDIAVITIGRQAGEGADRTVESFSLSTNEKALIHDVCQAYHAAKKKVIVVLNIGGPIETADWRNEPDAIMLAWQPGQQGAYALTDLLKGIVDPSGRLAVSFPMKYTDVPSASTFPGEPKNKPVNAFYNEGIYVGYRYYETFHVPTAYPFGYGLSYTKFRYSDLALSDSVFNKNITVTVKVTNIGKVAGKEVVELYLDAPKKQINKPLQELKAFAKTHLLKPNESQTLTFTLNPMDLASFWSGISSWVADQGSYQIRVGASSEDIRTKATFTLPHPLIVEKDHDVLYPNFLLHTLTPKEQE, from the coding sequence ATGAAAAAATTCAATCTTTCTATCGGTGTATGGTTGATCTCAGCATCTCTATTTGCCCAGGTCAGCCAGACTTTGCCTCAACTGGGTAAAGACAGTATTAAAAAAGTAATTGCCGCCATGACGCTTCAGGAAAAAGTAGATATGGTCATGGGGTTAGGAGACCGCACATGGAAAAATCCAGACAAAGGCCCTAACACAGTATTGCTTGATGGAGCTGCAGGACGTACTTATGATATTCCCCGACTTGGCATTACGCCTGCCGTATTAACAGATGGCCCTGCAGGATTACGCATTGAACCTAAACAAGAAGGACAATCTCATCCTTTTTATTGTACTGCTTTTCCAACGGCAACTGTTATGGCTTCAACATGGAATACGGCTATGGAAGAGAAAGTAGGCGAAGCAATGGGAAATGAAGTTCTGGAATATGGATCGGATGTTTTGCTTGCCCCTGCTTTGAATATTCAACGCAATCCGCTTTGTGGCCGCAACTTCGAATATTTCTCAGAGGATCCGTTAATTGCCGGTAAAATGGCGGCTGCTTTGGTGCGCGGAATTCAGTCAAATGGTGTCGGTACGTCCATTAAACATTTTGATGCCAATAACATTGAAACAGATCGTACAACCGTGAATGCTGTAGTAAGTCAACGGGCTTTACATGAGATTTATCTTAAAGGTTTTGAAATTGCAGTGAAAGAAGGAAATCCATGGACAGTGATGTCGTCTTACAACCGTCTGAACGGTTTTTATACTTCTCAGAATCATGACTTATTAACCACTATTTTACGTAAAGAATGGGGTTATAAAGGCATGGTGATGTCCGACTGGTGGGGAGGTGACGATCCGGTAGCACAAATGAAAGCTGGTAATGATTTATTAGAACCTGGAGATACTCAGCGTTCTGTGTTAATGAAAGCTGTGGAAGATAAAACATTAAGCGAAAAAACACTTGACCGAAACATTGCTTCTATCTTGCAGTTGATTGAAAAAACGCCCCGATTCAAAGGATTTATGCCAACATATCAACCTGATTTGGCTGCACATGCTGCTATTGCACGTGAGGCAGCAACAGAAGGTATGGTTTTACTGAAAAATGACAACGACGCATTACCTTTTACAAAAAAAATTAAACACGTTGCTTTATTTGGAAAAACATCGTATCATTTTATGGTTGGTGGTACTGGGAGCGGAGAAGTCAATTATGATCATGCTGCTTCAGTTGACAACGCTCTTTTAGCTGATCATTATAAACTTGTACCTGCATTATCTGATCTATACAAACAATTTGTTGATTCTATCACAAATAACGCAAAGAAACAAGATCAAAAATTTGCAGTTGATTTTGCTCCGGAATTACCATTGTCGCCGTCTTTTATCGATGCACAGGTAAAAAATTCCGATATTGCTGTGATTACTATTGGAAGACAAGCCGGAGAAGGAGCTGACCGTACTGTAGAAAGCTTTTCGCTATCAACAAATGAAAAAGCATTGATTCATGATGTTTGTCAGGCTTATCATGCTGCTAAGAAAAAAGTAATTGTTGTACTCAATATTGGTGGCCCTATTGAAACAGCTGATTGGCGTAATGAACCTGATGCCATCATGCTTGCATGGCAACCTGGTCAACAAGGAGCATATGCCTTGACGGATTTGCTAAAGGGAATTGTCGATCCTTCTGGAAGGTTGGCGGTTAGCTTCCCGATGAAATATACAGATGTGCCTTCTGCTTCAACTTTCCCCGGTGAACCAAAGAATAAACCAGTCAACGCTTTTTACAACGAAGGAATCTACGTCGGGTACCGTTATTATGAAACATTTCATGTGCCAACTGCCTATCCTTTTGGATATGGACTTTCTTATACCAAATTCCGTTATTCGGATTTAGCGCTGAGTGATTCAGTTTTCAACAAAAACATTACAGTTACCGTAAAAGTGACCAATATAGGGAAGGTTGCTGGAAAAGAAGTGGTTGAACTATATCTTGATGCACCTAAAAAGCAAATTAATAAGCCATTGCAGGAACTGAAAGCATTTGCTAAAACCCATTTGCTAAAACCTAATGAAAGCCAGACATTAACATTTACACTGAATCCAATGGATTTAGCCTCCTTCTGGAGTGGGATCAGCTCATGGGTAGCTGACCAGGGAAGCTATCAGATTCGCGTTGGTGCATCGTCTGAAGATATCC
- a CDS encoding DNA topoisomerase IV subunit B, with product MDDSKLNAQSNQYTDEHIITLEGLEHVRRRPGMYIGKLGDGTYIDDGIYVLFKEIIDNSIDEFRMGAGTTIQVTLKNKTLAIRDYGRGIPLGKMIDAVSILNTGGKYDSKAFKKSVGLNGVGTKAVNALSSSFMVESYRDGSVKKALFSCGKLTSEEPLQSTSESNGTRIEFTPDETIFGQYAFKEEHIETMLRNYAYLNTGLAIFFNSKKFFAKNGLLDLLNENITSETLYPIVHLKGEDIEIAFSHSYQYGEEYYSFVNGQHTTQGGTHQSAFREAIARTIKEFYNKNMEMADIRNGLVAAVSISVEEPIFESQTKIRLGSKDMGPNGPSVNKFIGDFVKKEVDNFLHKNGETADILLHKIQESEKERKAIAGVTKIARERAKKVSLHNKKLRDCRLHYNDTKGSDLDTSMIFITEGDSASGSITKSRDVNTQAVFSLKGKPLNTFGLTKKIVYENEEFNLLQAALNIEDGLEGLRYNKVIIATDADNDGMHIRLLLLTFFLQFFPDLIKKGHVYILQTPLFRVRNKKETIYCYSDEERTTAINKLSPNPEITRFKGLGEISPDEFRHFIGKDMRLDPVTLKKEDSVATLLEFYMGNNTPERQEFIIENLVVEEDITD from the coding sequence ATGGACGATAGTAAATTGAACGCACAATCAAATCAATACACAGACGAACACATTATCACCCTCGAAGGACTCGAGCATGTACGCCGTCGCCCGGGTATGTACATTGGAAAACTTGGTGATGGAACATATATTGACGATGGTATTTATGTCCTTTTCAAGGAAATTATAGATAATTCAATCGATGAATTCAGAATGGGAGCCGGAACCACAATCCAAGTGACATTAAAAAATAAGACTCTTGCTATTCGGGATTATGGGCGGGGAATTCCTTTGGGTAAAATGATTGATGCTGTCTCCATTCTTAACACAGGAGGAAAGTATGACTCCAAAGCCTTTAAAAAGTCAGTAGGTCTTAATGGTGTTGGGACAAAAGCTGTTAATGCATTATCCTCTTCTTTTATGGTCGAAAGCTATCGTGACGGATCAGTAAAAAAAGCTCTGTTTTCATGTGGGAAACTGACTTCAGAAGAACCATTGCAATCAACATCAGAATCAAACGGTACCCGCATCGAATTTACGCCTGATGAAACTATTTTCGGTCAATATGCATTTAAAGAAGAGCATATTGAAACCATGTTGCGTAACTATGCATATCTGAACACAGGACTGGCTATTTTTTTCAATTCTAAAAAATTTTTCGCCAAAAATGGATTACTCGATCTTTTGAATGAAAACATAACATCCGAAACACTCTATCCTATAGTCCATCTGAAAGGAGAAGATATTGAAATTGCTTTTAGTCATAGTTATCAATATGGAGAGGAATACTATTCGTTTGTCAATGGACAGCATACGACTCAGGGGGGGACTCATCAGAGTGCTTTTCGGGAAGCCATAGCCCGCACTATAAAAGAGTTTTACAATAAAAACATGGAGATGGCAGATATTCGAAACGGATTGGTGGCTGCAGTATCCATTAGTGTTGAAGAACCTATTTTTGAGTCACAAACCAAGATTCGTCTCGGGTCAAAAGACATGGGACCAAACGGTCCTTCTGTCAATAAATTCATAGGAGATTTTGTAAAAAAAGAAGTCGATAATTTTTTACACAAAAATGGAGAGACTGCGGATATTCTTTTACATAAGATCCAGGAATCAGAAAAAGAACGCAAAGCGATTGCGGGTGTAACAAAAATTGCCCGGGAAAGAGCAAAAAAAGTGAGCCTTCATAACAAAAAACTACGCGATTGCCGCCTGCATTACAACGACACAAAAGGATCCGATCTGGACACTTCCATGATTTTTATCACCGAGGGGGATTCTGCAAGTGGTTCAATCACGAAAAGCCGGGATGTTAATACCCAGGCAGTTTTCAGCCTTAAAGGTAAACCGTTAAATACCTTTGGTTTGACAAAAAAGATTGTTTATGAAAACGAAGAATTCAATCTTCTTCAAGCAGCTCTTAATATTGAAGACGGATTGGAAGGTCTTCGCTATAACAAAGTGATTATTGCAACGGATGCCGATAATGACGGCATGCATATCCGGTTGCTTTTGCTAACTTTCTTCCTTCAGTTTTTCCCAGACTTAATTAAAAAAGGACACGTCTATATTCTTCAAACACCTTTATTCAGAGTACGCAACAAGAAGGAAACTATTTATTGTTACAGTGATGAGGAACGCACTACTGCCATTAATAAGTTAAGCCCAAATCCAGAAATTACCCGTTTCAAAGGGTTAGGTGAAATTTCCCCTGATGAATTCCGTCATTTTATTGGTAAAGACATGCGCTTGGATCCTGTAACCTTAAAAAAGGAAGATTCTGTTGCCACTCTTTTGGAATTTTACATGGGCAATAATACACCGGAAAGGCAGGAATTTATTATAGAAAACCTGGTGGTGGAAGAAGATATAACTGATTGA
- a CDS encoding peptide MFS transporter, which translates to MLKDHPKGLIPLALANTGERFGFYTMLAIFVLYLQAKFGFDKGTTSTIYGVFMGAVYFMPLIGGFVADKWFGYGKTILVGIIIMFFGYLLLAIPNNNLHFSLIAMIGALTLITIGTGLFKGNLQVLVGNLYDDPQYSSKRDVAFSIFYMCINIGAFFAPSTAEWITNFSLQNHQLTYQAQIPALAHQFLSGNITPSGLQDLKNLAEAQLIGASNHLVDFSHLYIQRLSDAYNYGFAVACFSLILSIAIFLVFKKTYKHADYNANQPNTINNHIEELTPKQTKDRIMALLLVFAVVIFFWMSFQQNGLTMTFFARDYTVSSVSGFTRIGFSLTSLTLIIVLFYSILNAVQSKNGRTRIISSVMGLGALAGTIFVYKALPAEMHLTPQIFQQFNPFFIIILTPIFVTLFSTLNKRGKEPSSPRKISIGMVIAAIGFTILVIGSFGLMSPAQLQASGGVSQTLVSPDWLIGTYLTLTFAELFLSPMGISFVSRVAPPKYKGLMMGGWFVATAVGNALTAVIGNLWSTLPVWVVWSILVACCVISALFMFSILKKLEMVTQ; encoded by the coding sequence ATGCTTAAAGATCATCCTAAGGGGTTGATACCTCTCGCGCTCGCTAACACAGGTGAACGATTTGGCTTTTATACAATGTTGGCCATTTTCGTTCTCTATTTGCAGGCAAAATTCGGATTTGATAAAGGCACTACCAGCACTATATACGGAGTTTTCATGGGAGCTGTTTATTTTATGCCTTTGATCGGAGGATTTGTTGCTGACAAATGGTTTGGTTATGGGAAAACCATTCTGGTAGGCATTATAATCATGTTTTTCGGGTATCTGTTATTGGCTATTCCAAATAACAATCTCCATTTTTCCTTAATCGCTATGATTGGCGCCTTAACCTTGATCACGATAGGAACGGGATTATTCAAAGGCAATTTGCAAGTACTTGTAGGAAATTTATATGACGACCCGCAATATAGCAGTAAACGCGATGTTGCCTTCAGTATTTTCTATATGTGTATTAATATTGGTGCATTTTTTGCTCCATCCACTGCAGAATGGATCACCAACTTTAGTTTGCAAAATCATCAGTTGACCTATCAGGCTCAGATACCTGCTTTGGCACATCAGTTTCTTTCAGGGAACATAACGCCGAGTGGATTGCAAGATCTCAAAAACTTAGCAGAAGCTCAACTTATTGGAGCAAGCAATCATCTGGTTGATTTTTCGCATCTTTATATCCAGCGGCTTAGCGATGCCTACAACTATGGGTTTGCTGTTGCATGTTTCTCTTTAATTTTGTCCATTGCTATTTTTCTCGTATTCAAAAAGACATACAAACATGCTGATTATAATGCAAATCAACCAAACACGATTAATAATCACATCGAAGAACTGACACCAAAACAAACAAAAGATCGTATTATGGCGTTATTGTTGGTTTTTGCCGTTGTTATTTTCTTCTGGATGTCTTTTCAACAAAACGGATTGACAATGACTTTTTTCGCACGTGATTACACCGTTTCTTCTGTTTCTGGATTTACGCGTATTGGATTTTCTTTAACTAGTCTTACGCTGATTATTGTTTTGTTTTATAGCATTTTAAATGCTGTTCAATCAAAAAATGGACGTACTAGAATTATTTCATCCGTTATGGGGCTTGGTGCCTTGGCGGGTACCATATTTGTGTATAAAGCTCTTCCTGCAGAAATGCATTTGACTCCTCAGATTTTTCAACAATTTAATCCATTCTTTATCATTATATTGACTCCTATTTTCGTTACTCTCTTTTCCACGCTAAACAAACGAGGAAAAGAACCTTCTTCTCCACGAAAAATTAGCATTGGAATGGTTATTGCAGCCATAGGCTTTACCATTTTAGTTATTGGATCATTCGGATTAATGTCTCCGGCGCAGCTTCAGGCCAGCGGAGGAGTCAGCCAGACCTTAGTATCTCCTGATTGGTTAATAGGTACGTATTTAACACTTACATTTGCTGAACTATTTTTGAGTCCAATGGGAATATCCTTTGTCTCCCGGGTAGCACCTCCAAAATATAAAGGATTGATGATGGGAGGCTGGTTTGTGGCAACAGCTGTTGGAAATGCTTTGACAGCCGTTATCGGTAACTTGTGGAGTACCCTGCCTGTCTGGGTGGTATGGAGTATTTTGGTTGCTTGTTGTGTAATTTCTGCACTTTTTATGTTTTCTATTTTGAAAAAATTGGAAATGGTAACGCAATAA
- a CDS encoding M6 family metalloprotease domain-containing protein has translation MKKLIIIFVCLFLLYSLRLLAVSAYPWPVIITQPDGTKITVIQKGDEYMHWLESIDGKMLICNNKGFVTYAMTDQSGNVVSSQIIAHNVSQRTTAETQFLSTLPQKVFYSASLINAIMKAANIQREQAFRTSSVPAGNVKILVVLMAFPDTTFTITSTAYNNLFNQQGYNTNNSEGSVHDYFTANSYGKISMSFDVYGPYTSKHPYSFYGTDTGASGTDQYPDSLVYEAMVDVHKANPSLDFSQYTGIHVVFAGHGQEFSGVKSSAIWSHEGYITPPSYSTITRYAMTSELYGNYAYSPTINTIGVVCHELTHILGAPDFYDTDYNNNGDGQYTGTGEWDLMGEGNWNYTGTNNSGTCPADINMYQKIQFGWVTPTRLDSTQQIANMPNSEQNAVAYVVRTATQNERYILENRQQLGFDAGVPGHGLLIYHAAQDVNDIFYDINITHPQKMYPVCASSTSAQPSAIVNSYGNINSAGCPFPGMSNKTSFTNLSVPAILSWNGNYNNTPITNITENATQHTVSFDYMTGIDIAPAPPVLTDTLQNHQLLLTWTKPTGWPLIADTTSEQHWDGTCSSSYLSYNTKVNIICAQQFSSSVLSSYVGKTWAAVRFFPADSSATSYNLQLYTVSGTTATNIASQPISGIKPNSWNTFFFSQPDTIAANTTYAIGVSYTSSKGYTLMMDNGPAYESNGNYGDLIFPYSTTTAPHSLTFIKVGSDANYGFDINFSVRGLINLGPPLSYNVYHNNTLIGNITSLKDTIAIPTNGTYCIKTVNAGIEGKNEACIDYVAANIDTTDTSKIYVFVVDHIVTVHGIAAGDLIQVYSPLGILYKAFTATSTQEIFTLPAGFWLVKIQKTVRKVVIP, from the coding sequence ATGAAAAAACTAATAATCATATTTGTTTGCTTGTTTTTGCTGTATTCTTTGCGGTTATTAGCCGTTTCAGCATATCCGTGGCCCGTAATCATTACACAACCAGATGGCACCAAAATTACTGTAATTCAAAAGGGAGATGAATACATGCACTGGCTGGAAAGTATAGATGGTAAAATGTTGATTTGCAATAATAAAGGGTTTGTTACATACGCGATGACTGATCAGAGTGGCAATGTAGTCTCGTCACAAATAATAGCGCACAACGTTTCACAACGCACAACAGCAGAAACTCAGTTTCTGTCAACATTACCGCAAAAAGTCTTTTACAGTGCCTCCCTAATAAATGCCATCATGAAGGCTGCAAACATACAACGTGAGCAGGCTTTTCGTACGTCATCGGTACCTGCTGGAAATGTTAAAATTTTAGTAGTATTAATGGCTTTTCCTGACACAACGTTTACCATTACTTCTACTGCCTATAATAATTTGTTTAATCAACAGGGTTATAACACCAATAATTCAGAAGGATCTGTACATGATTATTTTACCGCAAATTCATACGGAAAAATCTCTATGAGTTTTGATGTTTATGGCCCATATACGAGCAAGCATCCCTATAGCTTTTATGGGACGGATACCGGCGCTTCAGGAACCGATCAATATCCAGATTCATTGGTTTATGAAGCTATGGTAGATGTACATAAGGCCAATCCGTCTCTGGATTTTTCACAATATACAGGTATTCATGTTGTTTTTGCGGGGCACGGACAGGAATTTTCAGGTGTAAAAAGCAGTGCCATCTGGTCGCATGAAGGCTATATCACACCTCCAAGCTATTCCACTATTACACGATATGCCATGACCTCAGAGCTTTATGGTAATTATGCTTATTCTCCGACCATCAATACTATTGGGGTTGTTTGTCATGAGTTAACACACATATTAGGAGCTCCTGATTTTTATGACACTGACTATAATAACAATGGAGATGGACAATATACCGGAACCGGAGAATGGGATTTAATGGGAGAAGGCAATTGGAATTACACTGGAACAAATAATTCAGGTACTTGTCCTGCTGATATCAATATGTATCAAAAGATTCAGTTTGGCTGGGTTACCCCAACGCGACTTGATTCAACACAACAGATTGCCAATATGCCAAATTCAGAACAAAATGCAGTCGCTTATGTTGTACGAACTGCAACCCAAAACGAACGGTATATTCTGGAAAATCGGCAACAACTCGGATTTGATGCAGGGGTTCCTGGGCATGGACTACTTATTTACCATGCAGCACAGGATGTTAACGATATTTTTTATGATATCAATATCACTCATCCACAAAAAATGTATCCTGTCTGCGCCTCATCTACGTCTGCTCAGCCGTCTGCGATCGTTAACTCCTACGGAAATATTAATTCTGCTGGTTGTCCTTTCCCGGGAATGTCAAATAAGACGTCATTTACAAATCTTTCTGTCCCGGCCATTTTATCGTGGAATGGAAATTATAACAATACCCCGATTACCAATATTACGGAAAATGCCACACAGCATACCGTTTCATTTGACTACATGACTGGAATTGATATCGCTCCTGCACCACCAGTGCTAACCGATACATTACAAAACCATCAATTGCTACTTACCTGGACAAAACCAACTGGCTGGCCCCTTATAGCAGATACTACCTCCGAACAACACTGGGATGGGACATGTTCATCCAGTTATTTATCTTACAATACGAAAGTAAATATCATCTGCGCACAACAATTCAGTTCGTCTGTTTTATCCTCATATGTCGGGAAAACATGGGCAGCTGTACGTTTTTTTCCGGCCGATAGTAGCGCCACAAGTTATAATTTACAACTGTATACTGTTTCTGGCACTACGGCAACGAATATAGCCAGCCAGCCAATCAGTGGCATTAAGCCAAATTCATGGAATACCTTCTTTTTCTCTCAACCGGATACAATTGCAGCAAATACAACTTATGCAATTGGAGTGTCATATACCTCTTCCAAAGGATATACACTGATGATGGATAATGGTCCGGCATATGAAAGCAATGGAAATTATGGCGATTTAATATTTCCTTATTCAACAACTACAGCTCCTCATAGTCTTACCTTTATCAAGGTAGGTAGCGATGCAAACTATGGATTTGATATTAATTTTAGCGTTCGGGGGTTGATCAATCTTGGTCCTCCACTCAGCTATAATGTGTACCATAACAATACACTGATTGGTAATATTACGAGTCTGAAAGATACAATAGCAATTCCTACAAATGGTACTTACTGCATAAAAACGGTTAATGCCGGTATAGAAGGGAAAAACGAAGCTTGTATAGATTATGTGGCAGCAAATATAGATACAACAGACACGAGCAAAATATATGTTTTTGTGGTAGATCATATTGTCACCGTGCATGGAATTGCTGCTGGTGATTTGATTCAGGTGTATTCGCCTCTCGGCATTTTATATAAAGCATTTACGGCAACATCAACACAAGAAATCTTCACACTTCCTGCAGGATTTTGGCTCGTCAAGATACAGAAAACTGTACGGAAAGTAGTTATTCCATAA
- a CDS encoding lysylphosphatidylglycerol synthase transmembrane domain-containing protein: MLKLFRAYYPIVKWTIVILSYGFLIYKIEEFIHTPASNQDWFNISLYRWGWLLMTLILLPGNLLIESIKWRFLVSKVEPISFATAFKSLFSGLATGFFTPNRLGEYPGRVVYLQSENRWKGITFGFIGTLAQTITLLSFGLLSFWLLMVHHPFGTHKSDTLRTIIFSIATVLSFTIYLSLPRLVRLLRYFKIHTKMMIWLRWFTLFSTRELTFILLLAMSRYLVFCLQLYFMLLFCDIKIPFLHGMIAIAAYYLFVTFTPSISFSEAAIRGSYAVMFIGLFSENAIAAATAGVLIWFINAVIPMIIGSIFFSRTKI; the protein is encoded by the coding sequence ATGTTAAAGTTGTTTCGTGCTTATTATCCCATTGTAAAATGGACAATTGTAATTCTTTCTTACGGTTTTTTGATTTATAAAATCGAAGAATTTATCCATACTCCCGCTTCAAATCAGGATTGGTTCAATATATCGCTCTATCGATGGGGGTGGTTGTTGATGACTCTAATCCTATTGCCGGGCAATTTACTGATTGAATCTATTAAATGGCGTTTTCTGGTTAGTAAAGTTGAGCCTATTTCTTTTGCAACGGCCTTTAAATCATTATTTAGCGGCTTGGCTACCGGGTTTTTTACCCCAAATCGCCTGGGAGAATACCCCGGTCGGGTTGTTTATCTGCAATCTGAAAACAGATGGAAGGGAATTACATTTGGCTTCATTGGTACCTTGGCACAAACAATCACTCTTTTGTCATTCGGATTATTATCATTCTGGCTACTCATGGTACATCATCCATTTGGCACTCACAAAAGTGATACATTGCGCACTATTATCTTCTCCATTGCGACTGTATTGTCTTTTACTATTTATTTGTCCTTGCCCCGATTGGTTCGATTGTTACGCTATTTCAAGATTCATACTAAAATGATGATCTGGCTACGTTGGTTCACGCTCTTTAGTACACGGGAATTGACTTTTATTTTATTGCTTGCCATGTCACGGTATCTTGTTTTTTGCTTGCAGTTGTATTTTATGTTGTTGTTTTGTGATATTAAAATTCCTTTTTTACATGGTATGATTGCTATTGCAGCTTACTATTTATTTGTCACTTTTACTCCTTCCATATCTTTTTCAGAGGCAGCTATCCGCGGGTCGTATGCGGTAATGTTTATCGGCTTATTTTCTGAAAATGCCATTGCTGCTGCCACAGCAGGTGTGTTAATCTGGTTCATTAACGCCGTTATTCCTATGATAATAGGTTCTATTTTCTTTTCAAGGACAAAAATATAA